The sequence below is a genomic window from Desulfuromonas sp..
AGTCCGTCTCGATCGCCATAAACGGGATTCCCTCTTTGGCACACGCCTCGCGGAGCTTGACCGCTTCGATGTTATAGCTATGACAAAACTGGAGAGAGTAATCTATGATCCCATGCGCGCCAGATGCTCGGCACTCCTTGATCACCTGGTCGATCCTTTCATCATTTGGAGTAAAACAGGAACAGTCGATTTTCATGTACCGCTCGGTCAGTTTTTCGATCATCTGCTCCATGGTTGCTCCATCGGTATCGATCGTATCCTTGTAGTAGCGGGTTCCGATGCAACTTTCCTCGTTGACGACAATCGCACCCGCGCCTTCGATGATGTTGTGGAGCTTCCAGTTCGGCAACGCCATCGGTGCCCCCGAGACCATAACCCTCGTCGTCTCTGGTTCCGTCACAAATTTTGAATTCGAAATCCGATCCTCCAACTCTTCACACAGTTCATCAACTTTGGCTGTAAACCGTTCCGGGATATCGTAAAAAGCGATCTGCTGAATCAGCAGCATATCGCGCCCGCTGATCGGTGACGGGTCGTGATGCCGCAAATGATTGAGACGTTGCATCGCTTCGCGCTTCCGGTTCAGGGTTTCGATACCCGACTTGAGGTCAGCCTCGGAAATCTCCTTGCCGACGCGATTCTCGATCGCCCGTTTGAAATCCTTGACCTCCTCGAT
It includes:
- a CDS encoding 3-hydroxyacyl-ACP dehydratase; the encoded protein is MSDTFQVKVDPELWTKLDMDVDRFMNVPPMLTYAFQNIFLSQQNRPQGMAYFDDMVSNIFTGRIEEIVDAKSEGRPVVGTFCVYVPEEIIQAGNGVCIGLCGGSQGSIADAEKILPRNICPMVKSAFGFKVGRICPLFQAVDFVYGETTCDAKKKTWELLDQYVPTHVMEIPQMKRERDKHLWIEEVKDFKRAIENRVGKEISEADLKSGIETLNRKREAMQRLNHLRHHDPSPISGRDMLLIQQIAFYDIPERFTAKVDELCEELEDRISNSKFVTEPETTRVMVSGAPMALPNWKLHNIIEGAGAIVVNEESCIGTRYYKDTIDTDGATMEQMIEKLTERYMKIDCSCFTPNDERIDQVIKECRASGAHGIIDYSLQFCHSYNIEAVKLREACAKEGIPFMAIETDYSPEDVGQLQTRVEAFLEQLQD